Genomic window (Bacteroidota bacterium):
TTTTAACCTTGAATTTTGCAATATCGATAAAATTGCCGGCTTTTTAATTGAAAACGGATATGAAGAAAAAGAAGAGTATTTTTTTAAAGAGAAAAAACTTCATGCCAAACATTATGAGAGCAAGCTGGATAAGGATTTGCCACTTGTGTTTATAAGTGAGCTGGAACTTGAAAAGTTTAGTCCTAAATTTCAAAAGGTAGTTAAGGATGTTTATCGAAGTGTTGATTGGGAAAAGGTAAATTACGATGATATTTTGTTTTCCGGTTTACTTTGGGATAATCCTGAGTATGAAAAATACCTTGTACTGAAAAATGAATCGCAATATGCTGCCTGGCTTTATACTAATGGCTTTGGCGCAAATCATTTTACAGTAAGTATCAATAGGCTTACAAAGTATAATTCTACGTCAAAACTGGTTGAGTTTTTAAAGGGAAAAGGTTTTGCCTTAAATACTGTTGGAGGAATAGTGAAGGGGTCTCCCGTGAAAATGTTGGAGCAGTTAAGTACTATGGCCGATT
Coding sequences:
- a CDS encoding DUF1338 domain-containing protein, giving the protein MKTIEEFFEKLWSKYSSENPVAFDVNNALRNEGEKVINDHIAFRTFNLEFCNIDKIAGFLIENGYEEKEEYFFKEKKLHAKHYESKLDKDLPLVFISELELEKFSPKFQKVVKDVYRSVDWEKVNYDDILFSGLLWDNPEYEKYLVLKNESQYAAWLYTNGFGANHFTVSINRLTKYNSTSKLVEFLKGKGFALNTVGGIVKGSPVKMLEQLSTMADSKKILFKEGEYIVPTCFYEFAYRYKDENNKEFRGFIANSADKIFESTDSEK